A portion of the Esox lucius isolate fEsoLuc1 chromosome 20, fEsoLuc1.pri, whole genome shotgun sequence genome contains these proteins:
- the snap91a gene encoding clathrin coat assembly protein AP180 isoform X3, which produces MSGQTLTDRIAAAQYSLTGSEVSRAVCKATTHEQTAPKKKHLEYLIEATKESNVNIPQMADTLFERATNASWVVVFKALITTHHMMVAGNERFLQFLATRNTLFNLSNFLDKTGSHGYDMSTFIRRYSRYLNEKAFAYRQMSFDFCRVKKGAEGVMRMMPVEKLLKGMPTLQSQIDALLEFDVHPNELTNGVINACFLLMFKDLIKLYACYNDGIINLLEKFFQMKRGQCKDGLEIYKRFLTRMTRVSEVFKMAETIGIDKNDIPELTQAPESLLQSLETHLNTLDGKKPSPTKEPEANGSPAAAATPPAAAPVAPVRPGPPARPTVAPTFKSSNNALLDLDPLSASSSSAGGATASASSWGDLLGGGEYQATFCSFRSSPTGAPIHGLDAPAATASSASEPDAVDASAPAAPPVAVKMAAPTAPPVTAPVAALPTPAPTTSDFDLFGDAFAPSPGDGPPSRAPAADACAGSDPFAPSEGSVNLAPEMDFFAVKFDNTPAAPEAASPISGAVPTIVAPSAAAPAPSTTTTITESPAAPAAPAAPAAPAAPAAPAASTLDLFGDDMFDSMPEQSPTAEKADDAVTPSVDLFGADLPTVSRGPSPLPPEANADEHLLSGVNDAFCAMTQEPAVTPAPAPVQAPEPAPAVSPPKPEPPAPAPVIDLLDTFGSPTLLDCTPAAPGGPGEDLLGGLMSPSLAPSATPVLAPAPLTPALAPVLAPAPAPISAQNDLLEGGFDVLGPLAPLTPATPTATDKAQAATAPSGGFDPSVFGGLGDLLMPAITPQSTGGSVSSTGSGSSKVTAAVGGGMAGAPAIKRPSIGGDLDSSLANLIGDLGIQRKDHQWTEKKLTGGSNWTPQVAPPSWGAPGSMMGGPAPGASGPMAAQPGFGMSPSAGSGAPLMPPMMMGQPIMGQPMRPPPPGAAPPGAPLSPGHAAAQAKKPKDPLAELNLKDLM; this is translated from the exons AGGTTCCTCCAGTTCCTCGCCACCAGGAACACTCTATTCAACCTCAGTAACTTTCTGGACAAAACAGGTTCCCACG GCTACGACATGTCCACTTTTATCAGACGCTACAGCCGGTACCTCAACGAGAAAGCATTTGCCTACCGACAGATGTCTTTCGACTTTTGCAGGGTGAAGAAGGG AGCGGAGGGGGTGATGAGGATGATGCCCGTAGAGAAGCTGTTGAAAGGAATGCCCACTCTGCAGAGCCAGATAGATGCCTTGTTGGAGTTTGAT GTCCATCCCAATGAGCTGACCAATGGAGTTATCAACGCATGTTTCCTGTTGATGTTCAAAGACCTGATCAAATTATATGCTTGCTACAACGATGGGATCATCAACCTATTAG AGAAATTTTTCCAGATGAAAAGAGGACAGTGCAAAGATGGGCTGGAGATCTATAAGAGATTTTTGACACGAATGACCAGGGTCTCTGAGGTGTTCaaaatggctgag ACCATAGGAATTGACAAAAATGATATCCCCGAACTCACTCAG gcCCCAGAGAGTCTCCTGCAGTCCCTAGAGACACACCTGAACACCCTGGATGGGAAGAAGCC GTCGCCGACAAAG GAACCCGAAGCCAATGGCTCCCCGGCCGCTGCTGCCACACCCCCTGCAGCTGCCCCGGTTGCTCCAGTGCGCCCTGGACCACCTGCCAGACCCACCGTGGCGCCGACCTTCAAGAGCTCTAACAA TGCTCTGCTGGACTTGGATCCTTTGTCAGCCTCCTCTTCTTCAGCAGGCGGAGCAACTGCCTCTGCCTCTTCATGGGGAG ATCTGCTTGGTGGCGGTGAGTACCAAGCAACATTTTGTTCCTTCCGTTCTTCACCTACAGGAGCTCCCATCCACG GCTTAGATGCCCCCGCTGCTACTGCCTCTAGCGCCTCCGAGCCCGACGCCGTTGATGCCAGCGCCCCGGCTGCTCCACCTGTAGCGGTCAAAATGGCTGCCCCAACTGCACCCCCTGTCACGGCCCCTGTTGCAGCGCTGCCTACACCCGCACCCACCACCTCAGATTTTGATCTGTTTGGAG ACGCATTTGCACCGTCCCCAGGCGACGGTCCACCAAGCAGGGCACCTGCTGCCGATGCATGTGCTGGATCTG ACCCCTTCGCTCCATCGGAGGGGAGTGTGAACTTGGCTCCAGAGATGGACTTCTTTGCTGTGAAGTTCGATAACACGCCGGCCGCCCCAGAAGCAGCCAGCCCCATCTCTGGCGCCGTGCCGACCATTGTCGCCCCCTCTGCTGCCGCCCCCGctccctccaccaccaccaccatcactgAGTCTCCGGCCGCCCCCGCCGCCCCTGCTGCCCCCGCCGCTCCTGCCGCCCCTGCCGCCCCTGCAGCCTCCACTCTAGACCTCTTTGGTG ATGATATGTTTGATTCTATGCCTGAGCAAAGCCCTACCGCTGAAAAAGCTGATGATGCTGTTACTCCTAGCGTAGACCTATTTGGGGCAG ATCTCCCTACTGTCTCCCGCGGGCCTTCCCCCCTGCCTCCCGAGGCAAACGCTGATGAACACCTCTTGTCTGGTGTGAATG ATGCATTCTGTGCAATGACTCAGGAACCGGCAGTGACTCCTGCCCCTGCTCCTGTCCAGGCACCTGAACCAGCCCCAGCGGTCTCTCCTCCCAAACCTGAGCCCCCTGCACCGGCTCCTGTCATTGACCTTCTGG ACACCTTTGGTAGTCCCACTCTGTTGGATTGTACGCCGGCTGCCCCCGGTGGACCAGGAGAGGATCTGCTGGGTG GACTTATGTCACCTAGCCTGGCTCCTTCTGCAACCCCTGTCCTGGCACCTGCTCCCCTGACCCCCGCTCTGGCACCAGTCCTGGCCCCAGCTCCGGCTCCCATCTCAGCCCAGAACGACCTGCTGGAGGGTGGCTTCGACGTACTCGGCCCCCTGGCCCCTCTAACGCCCGCCACCCCAACAGCCACAGATAAGGCACAGGCCGCCACAGCGCCCTCTGGTGGCTTCGACCCATCAG TGTTTGGTGGATTAGGGGACCTGCTAATGCCAGCAATAACCCCCCAGTCCACTGGGGGAAGTGTAAGCAGTACTGGTAGTGGGAGTTCCAAGGTGACGGCAGCAGTAGGGGGTGGCATGGCAGGTGCCCCAGCCATAAAACGACCATCCATCGGGGGCGACCTGGACTCTTCTCTGGCAAATCTGATTGGAG ATCTTGGGATTCAGAGAAA GGACCATCAGTGGACTGAAAAGAAGCTGACTGGAGGATCCAACTGGACTCCCCAAGTGGCCCCTCCCAGCTGGGGGGCCCCTGGATCTATGATG GGTGGTCCCGCCCCCGGTGCTTCAGGACCCATGGCAGCACAGCCTGGCTTTGGAATG TCTCCATCAGCCGGATCAGGTGCTCCCTTAATGCCTCCTATGATGATGGGCCAACCAATTATGGGTCAGCCCATGAGACCACCTCCGCCAGGAGCTGCACCACCAGGGGCAccg CTGTCTCCAGGACATGCCGCCGCACAGGCCAAAAAGCCCAAGGACCCACTGGCAGAGCTCAACCTCAAGGACTTGATGTAA
- the snap91a gene encoding clathrin coat assembly protein AP180 isoform X5 gives MSGQTLTDRIAAAQYSLTGSEVSRAVCKATTHEQTAPKKKHLEYLIEATKESNVNIPQMADTLFERATNASWVVVFKALITTHHMMVAGNERFLQFLATRNTLFNLSNFLDKTGSHGYDMSTFIRRYSRYLNEKAFAYRQMSFDFCRVKKGAEGVMRMMPVEKLLKGMPTLQSQIDALLEFDVHPNELTNGVINACFLLMFKDLIKLYACYNDGIINLLEKFFQMKRGQCKDGLEIYKRFLTRMTRVSEVFKMAETIGIDKNDIPELTQAPESLLQSLETHLNTLDGKKPEDVHKEDESPTKEPEANGSPAAAATPPAAAPVAPVRPGPPARPTVAPTFKSSNNALLDLDPLSASSSSAGGATASASSWGDLLGGGEYQATFCSFRSSPTGAPIHGLDAPAATASSASEPDAVDASAPAAPPVAVKMAAPTAPPVTAPVAALPTPAPTTSDFDLFGDPFAPSEGSVNLAPEMDFFAVKFDNTPAAPEAASPISGAVPTIVAPSAAAPAPSTTTTITESPAAPAAPAAPAAPAAPAAPAASTLDLFGDDMFDSMPEQSPTAEKADDAVTPSVDLFGADLPTVSRGPSPLPPEANADEHLLSGVNDAFCAMTQEPAVTPAPAPVQAPEPAPAVSPPKPEPPAPAPVIDLLDTFGSPTLLDCTPAAPGGPGEDLLGGLMSPSLAPSATPVLAPAPLTPALAPVLAPAPAPISAQNDLLEGGFDVLGPLAPLTPATPTATDKAQAATAPSGGFDPSVFGGLGDLLMPAITPQSTGGSVSSTGSGSSKVTAAVGGGMAGAPAIKRPSIGGDLDSSLANLIGDLGIQRKDHQWTEKKLTGGSNWTPQVAPPSWGAPGSMMGGPAPGASGPMAAQPGFGMSPSAGSGAPLMPPMMMGQPIMGQPMRPPPPGAAPPGAPLSPGHAAAQAKKPKDPLAELNLKDLM, from the exons AGGTTCCTCCAGTTCCTCGCCACCAGGAACACTCTATTCAACCTCAGTAACTTTCTGGACAAAACAGGTTCCCACG GCTACGACATGTCCACTTTTATCAGACGCTACAGCCGGTACCTCAACGAGAAAGCATTTGCCTACCGACAGATGTCTTTCGACTTTTGCAGGGTGAAGAAGGG AGCGGAGGGGGTGATGAGGATGATGCCCGTAGAGAAGCTGTTGAAAGGAATGCCCACTCTGCAGAGCCAGATAGATGCCTTGTTGGAGTTTGAT GTCCATCCCAATGAGCTGACCAATGGAGTTATCAACGCATGTTTCCTGTTGATGTTCAAAGACCTGATCAAATTATATGCTTGCTACAACGATGGGATCATCAACCTATTAG AGAAATTTTTCCAGATGAAAAGAGGACAGTGCAAAGATGGGCTGGAGATCTATAAGAGATTTTTGACACGAATGACCAGGGTCTCTGAGGTGTTCaaaatggctgag ACCATAGGAATTGACAAAAATGATATCCCCGAACTCACTCAG gcCCCAGAGAGTCTCCTGCAGTCCCTAGAGACACACCTGAACACCCTGGATGGGAAGAAGCC AGAGGATGTTCACAAAGAGGATGA GTCGCCGACAAAG GAACCCGAAGCCAATGGCTCCCCGGCCGCTGCTGCCACACCCCCTGCAGCTGCCCCGGTTGCTCCAGTGCGCCCTGGACCACCTGCCAGACCCACCGTGGCGCCGACCTTCAAGAGCTCTAACAA TGCTCTGCTGGACTTGGATCCTTTGTCAGCCTCCTCTTCTTCAGCAGGCGGAGCAACTGCCTCTGCCTCTTCATGGGGAG ATCTGCTTGGTGGCGGTGAGTACCAAGCAACATTTTGTTCCTTCCGTTCTTCACCTACAGGAGCTCCCATCCACG GCTTAGATGCCCCCGCTGCTACTGCCTCTAGCGCCTCCGAGCCCGACGCCGTTGATGCCAGCGCCCCGGCTGCTCCACCTGTAGCGGTCAAAATGGCTGCCCCAACTGCACCCCCTGTCACGGCCCCTGTTGCAGCGCTGCCTACACCCGCACCCACCACCTCAGATTTTGATCTGTTTGGAG ACCCCTTCGCTCCATCGGAGGGGAGTGTGAACTTGGCTCCAGAGATGGACTTCTTTGCTGTGAAGTTCGATAACACGCCGGCCGCCCCAGAAGCAGCCAGCCCCATCTCTGGCGCCGTGCCGACCATTGTCGCCCCCTCTGCTGCCGCCCCCGctccctccaccaccaccaccatcactgAGTCTCCGGCCGCCCCCGCCGCCCCTGCTGCCCCCGCCGCTCCTGCCGCCCCTGCCGCCCCTGCAGCCTCCACTCTAGACCTCTTTGGTG ATGATATGTTTGATTCTATGCCTGAGCAAAGCCCTACCGCTGAAAAAGCTGATGATGCTGTTACTCCTAGCGTAGACCTATTTGGGGCAG ATCTCCCTACTGTCTCCCGCGGGCCTTCCCCCCTGCCTCCCGAGGCAAACGCTGATGAACACCTCTTGTCTGGTGTGAATG ATGCATTCTGTGCAATGACTCAGGAACCGGCAGTGACTCCTGCCCCTGCTCCTGTCCAGGCACCTGAACCAGCCCCAGCGGTCTCTCCTCCCAAACCTGAGCCCCCTGCACCGGCTCCTGTCATTGACCTTCTGG ACACCTTTGGTAGTCCCACTCTGTTGGATTGTACGCCGGCTGCCCCCGGTGGACCAGGAGAGGATCTGCTGGGTG GACTTATGTCACCTAGCCTGGCTCCTTCTGCAACCCCTGTCCTGGCACCTGCTCCCCTGACCCCCGCTCTGGCACCAGTCCTGGCCCCAGCTCCGGCTCCCATCTCAGCCCAGAACGACCTGCTGGAGGGTGGCTTCGACGTACTCGGCCCCCTGGCCCCTCTAACGCCCGCCACCCCAACAGCCACAGATAAGGCACAGGCCGCCACAGCGCCCTCTGGTGGCTTCGACCCATCAG TGTTTGGTGGATTAGGGGACCTGCTAATGCCAGCAATAACCCCCCAGTCCACTGGGGGAAGTGTAAGCAGTACTGGTAGTGGGAGTTCCAAGGTGACGGCAGCAGTAGGGGGTGGCATGGCAGGTGCCCCAGCCATAAAACGACCATCCATCGGGGGCGACCTGGACTCTTCTCTGGCAAATCTGATTGGAG ATCTTGGGATTCAGAGAAA GGACCATCAGTGGACTGAAAAGAAGCTGACTGGAGGATCCAACTGGACTCCCCAAGTGGCCCCTCCCAGCTGGGGGGCCCCTGGATCTATGATG GGTGGTCCCGCCCCCGGTGCTTCAGGACCCATGGCAGCACAGCCTGGCTTTGGAATG TCTCCATCAGCCGGATCAGGTGCTCCCTTAATGCCTCCTATGATGATGGGCCAACCAATTATGGGTCAGCCCATGAGACCACCTCCGCCAGGAGCTGCACCACCAGGGGCAccg CTGTCTCCAGGACATGCCGCCGCACAGGCCAAAAAGCCCAAGGACCCACTGGCAGAGCTCAACCTCAAGGACTTGATGTAA